The following coding sequences are from one Natrarchaeobius halalkaliphilus window:
- a CDS encoding glycerate kinase type-2 family protein yields the protein MADIENRSVLSRTTGHETALACLEAGIEAAHPDNLVAERLSLEGDELTIDGFGTGRTVFDLERYDDVVLVGGGNAASQLASAVEDLLGERIGGGAVVTDDPVGTDRIDVFVGDHPVPSRRGVRNADRVLELAQSATEDDLVIACLTGGGSALLPAPVDSISLSELQTTTDRLLASGATIHEINAVRKHCSLIKGGQLARGASPATVVGLVVSDVVGDDPSVVASGPTVPDSTTYEDAIAVFERYDLDVPDAVWTHLRNGLDGSVPETPGPDDPLFERVSTHVLGNNRTALDAAAEAAAARGYEPVVLSSRVRGEAREAALTHVAIAEECRTTGDPVAPPAVFLSGGETTVTLGQEYGTGGPNQEFVLSAAVELELDGVVVAAVDTDGIDGATDAAGAIADASSVDTVEGRTALESNDSTTALSQAGSIVRTGQTGTNVNDLRVFVVDSNR from the coding sequence ATGGCCGACATCGAGAACCGATCGGTACTTTCACGAACGACAGGCCACGAGACGGCGCTCGCCTGTCTCGAGGCCGGAATCGAGGCCGCACATCCGGACAACCTCGTCGCCGAACGACTCTCGCTCGAGGGCGACGAACTCACGATCGACGGCTTCGGTACCGGGCGAACGGTGTTCGACCTCGAACGGTACGACGACGTGGTTCTCGTTGGCGGCGGGAACGCCGCCAGCCAGCTCGCCAGCGCGGTCGAGGACCTCCTCGGCGAGCGAATCGGCGGGGGCGCTGTCGTCACCGACGATCCGGTCGGGACGGATCGCATCGACGTCTTCGTCGGCGACCATCCGGTTCCGAGCCGTCGCGGCGTCCGCAACGCCGATCGCGTCCTCGAACTCGCACAGAGTGCAACCGAAGACGACCTCGTGATCGCCTGTCTGACCGGCGGTGGGAGTGCGTTGCTCCCGGCTCCGGTCGATTCGATCTCGCTTTCAGAGTTGCAGACGACGACCGATCGGCTGCTCGCGTCCGGCGCGACGATCCACGAGATCAACGCCGTCCGAAAGCACTGTTCGCTGATCAAAGGCGGCCAACTCGCACGCGGCGCGTCTCCCGCGACCGTCGTCGGCCTGGTGGTAAGCGACGTGGTTGGCGACGATCCGAGTGTCGTCGCGAGCGGACCGACCGTTCCGGATTCGACGACGTACGAGGACGCGATCGCCGTCTTCGAGCGGTACGATCTCGACGTCCCGGACGCCGTTTGGACCCACCTTCGAAACGGCCTCGACGGCTCGGTACCGGAGACGCCCGGACCGGACGATCCGCTGTTCGAGCGCGTCTCGACGCACGTTCTCGGAAACAATCGAACCGCCCTCGACGCGGCCGCCGAGGCGGCCGCCGCCCGCGGTTACGAGCCGGTCGTCCTCTCGTCTCGAGTCCGGGGTGAAGCGCGCGAGGCCGCGCTCACCCACGTCGCGATCGCGGAGGAGTGCCGGACGACGGGAGATCCGGTTGCGCCACCCGCCGTTTTTCTCTCGGGTGGCGAAACGACGGTGACGCTGGGCCAGGAGTACGGCACCGGCGGCCCCAATCAGGAGTTCGTCCTGAGCGCCGCCGTCGAACTCGAACTGGACGGCGTCGTCGTCGCCGCGGTGGACACCGACGGCATCGACGGGGCGACCGACGCGGCCGGCGCGATCGCGGACGCGTCGTCGGTGGACACAGTCGAGGGAAGGACCGCGCTCGAGTCGAACGATTCGACGACCGCGCTTTCCCAAGCGGGCTCGATCGTTCGAACGGGACAGACGGGAACC
- a CDS encoding thiolase domain-containing protein, giving the protein MTDVRIVGAGMTSFGDHADRTGRSLFSDVARRALEDASLSSDAVDELFFSSFAGELSESQSHQAPLMASAAGVSAPATRVEAACASGGAAVRQAVTSIRAGVADVVLVGGAEKLTHLSTPDATDALSLAADERWETRIGTTFPGAYALMARAYLERFDADREDLAHVAVKNHANAVDNELAQYRNEIDVEDVLEAPIVSEPLGLYDSCPLTDGAAALVLASDDVVRSRDLSAPVEIAGIGQASDRLSLQERESLCETPATETAARRAYAASGIEPTDVDLAEVHDCFTIAEILAIEGLGFAEIGEGGRAARDGTTTATGTIPVNLSGGLKAKGHPVGATGVAQVVELVKLLTGVHANADAVPDSSVGLAHNAGGTVASAVVSVLEVVE; this is encoded by the coding sequence ATGACCGACGTCCGAATCGTCGGCGCTGGAATGACGTCGTTCGGCGACCACGCCGATCGAACGGGTCGCTCGCTGTTCAGCGACGTTGCGCGTCGCGCGCTCGAGGACGCGTCACTCTCCTCGGACGCCGTCGACGAGCTGTTCTTCTCTTCTTTCGCGGGAGAACTGTCCGAGTCTCAGAGTCATCAGGCCCCCCTGATGGCTTCGGCAGCCGGTGTCTCGGCCCCGGCGACGCGCGTCGAGGCCGCCTGCGCCTCCGGTGGCGCTGCCGTTCGTCAGGCGGTGACGTCGATCCGGGCCGGCGTCGCCGACGTCGTTCTCGTCGGCGGTGCCGAAAAGCTCACTCACCTCTCGACGCCGGACGCGACCGACGCGCTGTCGCTCGCGGCGGACGAGCGGTGGGAAACCCGAATCGGAACGACGTTTCCCGGAGCCTACGCGCTGATGGCGAGAGCGTATCTCGAGCGCTTCGACGCCGACCGGGAAGATCTCGCTCACGTGGCCGTCAAAAACCACGCGAACGCCGTCGACAACGAACTCGCGCAGTACCGAAACGAGATCGACGTCGAAGACGTTCTCGAGGCGCCGATCGTCTCGGAACCGCTCGGGCTGTACGACTCGTGCCCGTTGACCGACGGTGCGGCCGCCCTCGTTCTGGCCAGCGACGACGTCGTTCGGTCGCGCGACCTCTCCGCGCCGGTGGAGATCGCGGGCATCGGTCAGGCGAGCGATCGTCTCTCGCTGCAAGAACGCGAGTCGCTGTGTGAAACGCCGGCGACGGAGACCGCTGCGAGACGCGCGTACGCCGCTTCCGGTATCGAACCGACGGACGTGGATCTCGCGGAGGTACACGACTGCTTCACCATCGCGGAGATTCTGGCGATCGAAGGGCTCGGATTCGCGGAGATCGGCGAGGGAGGTCGCGCCGCTCGAGACGGAACGACGACCGCGACGGGGACGATACCGGTCAATCTCTCGGGCGGTCTGAAGGCGAAGGGACATCCCGTCGGCGCAACCGGGGTTGCACAGGTCGTCGAACTGGTAAAACTCCTGACCGGCGTCCACGCGAACGCCGACGCCGTCCCCGATTCGAGCGTTGGACTCGCTCACAACGCGGGCGGAACGGTCGCTTCGGCGGTCGTCTCCGTCCTCGAGGTGGTCGAATGA
- a CDS encoding Zn-ribbon domain-containing OB-fold protein: MNGEVGLEEWLDAVALGDGYYHRCSSGHSTLPPGDRCPECGSGLERRPLPSRGELRSYTVSNVSTPEYDDQTPLGIGIATFGSVDVTARLPAVESGRLETGTTVRLSVEERRSDGSRIPVFRLDR, translated from the coding sequence ATGAACGGCGAGGTCGGTCTCGAGGAGTGGCTGGACGCGGTGGCTCTTGGTGACGGCTACTACCACCGCTGTTCGTCGGGGCACTCGACGCTCCCTCCGGGCGACCGCTGTCCGGAGTGCGGTAGCGGACTCGAACGACGACCGCTGCCGTCTCGCGGCGAACTGCGTTCGTACACCGTCTCGAACGTTTCGACGCCCGAGTACGACGATCAGACGCCACTCGGGATCGGTATCGCAACGTTCGGATCGGTCGACGTGACCGCACGGTTACCGGCGGTCGAATCCGGCAGGCTCGAGACGGGAACGACCGTCCGTCTGTCCGTCGAGGAACGACGGTCGGACGGCTCTCGAATCCCGGTCTTCCGACTCGATCGGTAA